The stretch of DNA ATCGACCATCCTGCGCAGGCCGCCCTTCGCGGCGATGACCGAGGGCAGCCTCCTGGGCCACTTCACAGCCCATCCGCTGCTGGTACTCGGTGACGACATCACCACGGACCATATCTCCCCCGCCAGCGCCATTCCGGCGAACAGCGACGTGGCGGACTTCCTGGTGGAGCGGGGCGAGGACCGGGCTGACCTGAATGTCTTCGCGTCCCGCCGCGGGAACTGGGAGGTAATGGTCCGCGGCGCTTTCCACAATAAATCCGTCAAAAACCTGCTCCACCCCGAGGCGCCCACCGCGCAAACCGTCCACGCGCCGTCGGGCAAAACCATGCCCATATGGGACGCTGCGCAGCGGTACCGCGACGAGGGCGAACCCGTGGTCATCGTGGCGGGGGAACGCTATGGCATGGGCTCCTCCCGCGACTGGGCTGCCAAAGCCCAGCGGCTGCTCGGCGTCAGGGCCGTGATCGCCGCCAGCTTTGAACGGATCCACCGCTCCAACCTCATCGGCATGGGTATCCTCCCGCTCGTGATGCCAGCGGATATGAGGGACAAGCTCCTGCGCCTTGAACCCGGGGACCGGATCAGGCTTGAGGCCGGGGAAGAGCACATCCGCCCCCGCACCGGCATCGCGGCGGCGGTTGTCCGCAGCGACGGAACTGAGGAGTCTTTCACAGTCACGGCCGCGGTGGAAACCGGGCTCGAATGCGAACTCCTGGCGGTGGGCGGAGTCATCCCGCTGATCCTTCGCCGGACCCTGGCAGCCAGCGCAAGCAAGCCTTAGCGGGCCTCAAGGATCAGGGCCAGCAACCGGGCAGCAGCCGGCCGGGCAGCATGTTCCTCGTTCCACTGCGCCCGGGCCACCGCCTTGCTGACCGCCTGGGTAGTGATTCCCAGTTCCTGGGCCACCGCCTTCTGCTGGCCGCGCACCCCCGGGGTCAGCAGGTCAAGCACCCGCCACTCGGCTTCGGACCGGTCGCGGACGATGTGCCCCAGCAGCCGCAGCACCGCCTCGGCGTCGTGGGCCACGTCAGGCAAGGGCCCCTCAACGGCAACCGGGACCCGGTCCTTGCTGTTCCGCAGCCGGTCCACCGCACGCCGGGCGTACACCAGCCCATGGCCGGAGGCGTCCTTGATCTGGTTGGGCAGCGGCTCATTAACAGGCCCGACGCCGATCCCCACATACCAGTAACCGGCCCGCAGCGCGATCAGCGCCACCTCCACCGCCTGGTGCGGACATTCAACGATGCCCTGCACTTCGTCCTCCACTGACCGGTCAAAGTCCAGGCGCGCAGGAACGTGCCGCAGGTCCTTGAGCAGCTGCGGCACCCGGTCACCATCGCGCCGGCTATCGGTCTGGTTGATTGTCAGCGTGAACATCTGAAAGCACAGCCTACCCGCAGGTAGCCTTGCCCGGGCAAGCAGGGTTGCCTCACCCGGGCCCATCTGGTGCGATGGAGCAACGGCCGCCTTCGGGCGGCGACCGCGACGTGAGGATGGCTATGACCAGCAGCATGGGGCAGGACGAACTCGAACTTGTGGACCGCTGGTGGCGCGCCGCCAACTACCTTTCGGTAGGCCAGATCTACCTCCGCTCCAACCCGCTGCTGCGCGAACCGCTGAACGCCGGGCACACCAAGTCCCGGCTGCTGGGGCACTGGGGCACCACGCCCGGGCTGAACTTCATCTACGCCCACCTGAACCGCGTTATCCGCCGCGACTCCGCTGAGATGCTCTTCGTGGCTGGTCCCGGCCATGGCGGTCCCGCCGTCGTCGCCAATGCCTGGCTGGAAGGGACGTACTCCGAAATCTATGGCCATGTGGGCAACGACGGGGAGGGCCTGGCTGAGCTCTTCCGCCAGTTTTCCTACCCGGGCGGCATCCCCAGCCACGCCGCCCCGGAGAGCCCGGGCTCCATCAATGAGGGCGGCGAACTCGGGTACTCCCTCGCCCATGCCTACGGCTCGGTCCTCGACAATCCCCAGCTGGTGGCCGCCGTCGTGATTGGCGACGGCGAAGCCGAGACGGGGCCGCTGGCCGCCAGCTGGCACTCCCACAACTTCCTGGACCCGGCCGCGGACGGCGCGGTGCTGCCCATCCTGCACCTGAACGGCTACAAAATCGCCAACCCGACCATCCTGGCGCGCATGCCCGAAGCACAGCTGGAACAGCTCCTGCGCGGTTACGGCCACGAGCCCTACTTCGTCACGGTGAAGGATCCGGACAACACGGAGCAGGCCCACCGGGACTTCGCGGAGGCGCTCGAAAGCTGCATGACCGACATCCGCGCCATCCAGGACTCGCGCCGGCTGCCGGAAAGGGGCGTCGGGCAGGCAGGCAACGAAGAGGCTGTGGAAGCGCCGCATTGGCCCATGATTGTCCTGCGCTCGCCGAAGGGCTGGACTGGTCCGCGGAAGGTGGACGGGCTGCAGGTTGAGGGGACATGGCGGAGCCACCAGGTGCCGCTCTCCGAAGTCCGCACCAACGGCGAGCACCTGCGGCTCCTGGACGAGTGGCTGCAGTCCTACCGCCCGGAGGAACTGTTCGACGGCGACGGACGGCTTCGGCCCGACGTCGCCGAGGGTGCGCCCACCGGTGACTTCCGGATGAGCGCCACGCCCCACGCCAACGGCGGCCTGCTCCGGCGCGCGCTGAAGCTGCCCGCCTACCTGGACCACGCCGTCGAGGTGTCGCAGGCGGGGACTGAACGGGTCAGTCCGATGATTACCCTGGGCTCGTGGATGCGGGACGTGGTGGCCCTGAACCTGGAAACGTTCCGGCTGTTCGGCCCGGACGAGACCGCGTCCAACCGGCTCCAGAACGTCTACGAGGTCACCGACAAGGTGTGGCAGTACCGGATTGACGACGTCGACGAGCACCTTGCGCGCTCCGGCAGGGTGATGGAGGTACTGAGCGAGCACCTGTGCCAGGGCTGGCTGGAGGGCTACCTCCTGACCGGCCGCCACGGCGTCTTCAACTGCTATGAGGCCTTCATCCACATTGTTGATTCCATGTTCAACCAGCACGCCAAATGGCTGAAGGTGCACCGGAAGCTGCCGTGGCGCCAGCCCATCGCGTCGCTGAATTATCTGCTGTCCTCGCATGTATGGCAGCAGGACCACAACGGTTTTTCGCACCAGGACCCGGGGTTTATCGACCACGCCGTGAACAAAAAGGCCGAGGTCATCCGGGTGTACCTGCCGCCGGACGCGAACACCCTGCTGTCCGTGATGGAGCACTGCCTGGCGTCCACGGACTACGTGAATATTGTGGTCAGCGGAAAGCAGCCCTCACCCACCTGGCTGGGACCGGCCGACGCCGCCACCCACTGCCAGCGCGGGCTGGGCATCTGGGAGTTCGCCGGATCCGAGGTGCCGGGGGAGGAGCCCGACGTCGTCCTTGCCTGCGCGGGTGACGTTCCCACGGTGGAGACGGTGGCGGCGGCGGAGCTGCTCAAGGCAGGTGCGCCGGGGCTGAAGATCCGCGTGGTCAACGTGGTTGACCTGATGCGGCTGCAGGACGAGAGCGAACATCCGCACGGGCTTCCGGCCCGGGACTACGACGGGATCTTCACCACGGACAAGCCTGTCATCTTTGCCTATCACGGCTACCCCGCGCTGATCCACCGGCTGGCCTACCGCCGCACGAACCAGGAGGGACTGCACGTACGCGGCTACAAGGAGGAGGGGACTACCACCACGCCGTTCGACATGGCCATGCTGAACGGCATCGACCGGTTCCAGCTGGCTATCGACGCCATCGACCGGGTGCCGGGCCTGGCCGAGAAGCATTCGATGCTGCGGCAACAGCTGCAGGACAGCAGGATCCGTGCCCGCGAGCACACCCGCACGCACGGTGAGGACCCGGAGGAGATCCGGAACTGGAAACTCGGCTGACCGCTTTCCTAGCCGGGCAGCCCGTCGAGGCCGCCGGCGGGCATGTGGATCCAGCCTTCCTTGCGGGCGGCGGCAGCGTGGGCGCCATCGGGCAGGGCGGTCAGTCCGACGGCGACTGCACGGGCGGTGAGGGAAGCGACGACGGCGTCGAACAGGTCGTCCGAGCCGGCCAGCCTGTCCTCGTGCCCGGCAAGGTCCAGCCACGGCGCCTGCCGCCGAAGGCTTCCGAGCAGCACCGAAAGGCGCTCGGCTTCGGAGGTGCCGCGTCCTTTGTAGCCGTGGGCGCCCAGGCCCCAGAGCTTCAGTGAGGCAGCGGGGGTAGACCTCCGCCAGTTTGCCGGATCCGTCCCTGGGCTGGGGTCCGTGGAGTGCTGCGATCTTCGCCTGGATGACCGCACACCTCATGGCCGGGTGCGCGAGCCGGTCTGCCGAGACGCTCAGCGGAATCAGGCCGGTGTTCGCGGTGACGAAGCGGTCCCTGTCCCGGTACGCGAGCAGGCGCCGGCCCTCGATGCCGTCATAGGCCAGGACGGGGCCGGCGTCGAAGTCCAGGTGCCCCGTGAGGAACGGGATCAGCGCCTGCGGCCAGCCCACCGGGCAATCAATGCCGGTCATATCCGTGGCGGCGAAGAGGTCCACGATGTCCTGGTCAGAAACGTCGAGTGCGAGGTGAACCAGCCGCGCCGGGCCATTGTCCCATTCGATGACCGCCACGGCTGTCTTTTTGGTGGCCGCGGCGAGGTCCACTCCGAGCGTTCTCACGTGACCAGACTCTACCCCTGGCTGTTCTGGACCCGTTCTGGCCCGTTTTGGGGCTGCTCTGGCCCGTTCTGGACACCGGATGACTCCGGCCCCTGGTTCTGGAACTCTGGTGCAAGGCCGGCCGCCCGGCAGTCCACCGCCCGAAAGGACCACCCATGCCCTGGCTCGATGTGCTGGGCAATGACATCCACTACACGGACTCCGGCCGGGGCCAGCCAATAGTGCTGCTGCATGGCCACGCCTCAGCGGCAGCCTGCTGGGAGCCGATTACCGCCGAGCTGGAGCAGGACTTCCGGGTGCTGGCGTACGACACCTACGATCACGGCTGGTCATCGAACTCGCCCCGGCAGGGTCCACTGGTTGACCGGGTTGCGGAACTGGATCAGTTCATCAGCTCCTTGGCCTTGGAGAATCCGGTCATTGTGGGGCAATCCATGGGCGGCATGACAGCCCTGCGCTGGGCGGTCCGGAATCCCGGCGGTGCCGCAGCACTGGTGGTTTGCGGGATGGGCTGGCCGCTGGTGGTGCCGCCTCCGGGGCAGGCCGGCCAGCCGGAGAAATTCGAGGTGTTCAGCTCGCTCGACGCCGACGAAAGGATCTGGCTCGGGGTAGGGAACTCCTTCACGGACCGGTGGATCGCAGAGAACCCGAAGGACTATGCCCGCTATATCCGGGTCCGCTCCACCGCTGCCGCCATCGAGGCAGCCCGCTACCCGCGCAGCCTTGAGCAAAGCCAGGGGGAGTTCCTCAGCGCCGACCCGTCGGACGTGGGCTGGTTCCAGCAGGGACTGGAATCCATAACCAGCCCGCTGCTGGTGTTGATCGGGAACCAGGAAAGGCCGCGCATCCGCCGCGGGGCCGAACACGTGGCCGCCACCGTGCCTGGCGCCAACCTCCTGGTGGTGGAGGACGCCGGCCACAACGCCTACTTCCAGCGCCAGGACATCCTGGTGGAAGCCATCCGGAACACTGTCGCCGGCGCCCGCACAATCTGACGGATGCCTGCCCCCTTGTGCTCTGCCCTGTACCTGAGCGCGCCCGGGATCCCGCCCCTCTCGCCGAGGGAGTCTCCCCGGGCGAAAGCCGCCCATAAGCTGCGCACTTGCCGCCCGACGTCGTCCACGTCCTCCCAGCCGGCTCCGGCGATCAGCCCGACGCCGTCCCACGTGGTCCGGTTGCCGAAGAGGAGTGGGAGGTCGATGGTGTGGGCGGCACCAAAAATGTTCCCGGACGCATGCCAGTTCAGCACGTACCTGTGCGCCTTTCCGCCTGCGCCGGCATGGCGCCGGGCGAACCTTCGGGCCGCCCGGCCATAGACAGTCTCTGTGACTATCCAGTCGATGGCCCTGACCGCGGCGGCTCCGGCGACCGGGACCCGGGCCAGCCGGCTCAGGTAAGGGCTCCGCGGCAGGAACAGCCGCGCCTCCTCGGACGTGTGCCCGATCAGTACCTCAATCCCGGGGGCGGACCGGTTCCAGGCCGCCTCGATCTCTGGTTCCTCCGGCAGGGGCGCGTGCCCGTATTGGGTGCCGAAGGGCATGGCGGCCAGCATCCCGAACTTCCGGGCCACCTGTGCCACGTGATCCTCCCGTTCCACCACGTCCATTGCGGGAGTCTTCTCGGTGACTGTTTCGGCCGCGATGCCCATCGCATGGTTCATCTTTGCCCTGCCGCGGGAAATGCCCAGCGGGGCGCTTTGGACGATGGCCCGCTGGAACAGTTGCGGCGCTTCCGGAGTGGCCATGAGGTGGGCGATGGCGTCGCCGCCGGCGGACTGTCCGAAGGCGGTCACACGGCCCGGATCACCGCCGAACGCGGCAACATTCCGCTGCACCCAGCGGAACGCCTCAAGCTGGTCCAGCAGGCCCAGGTTGCCCGGGCGGCCCGAATGCGTGGCCAGGAAGCCGAACAGCCCCAGCCGGTAGGTCACCGAAACCACCACTACGCGGTTTTCGGCCACCAGCACCGCCGGGTCGAAGATGGCAAGGTCGCCGGAACCGGTGGTGTAGGAACCGCCGTGGATCCACACCATCACCGGCAGCAGCTCGCCCGGGGCAAGATCGGCGGGCATGGTGATGGAGAGGTTTTGGCAGTCCTCGCTGCCCGGGAGTTCCCCGTAGCGGGTGCCCAGGACGTCGTCGAGGAACGGCACGGGCCCCTGCGGACAGGCCGGTGCGGGGGACGTTGCCGCAAACGGTTTGGTCCAGCCCGCAACAGGTACGGGAGGCTGGAAACGGGCCGCCCTGGCGTAAGGAATTCCGGTGGCCCGGACGACGTCCCCGTCGCGCCAGCCGGTGACAGGACCGCAGGGCGGGTTGAAAGT from Pseudarthrobacter siccitolerans encodes:
- a CDS encoding alpha/beta fold hydrolase, whose translation is MPWLDVLGNDIHYTDSGRGQPIVLLHGHASAAACWEPITAELEQDFRVLAYDTYDHGWSSNSPRQGPLVDRVAELDQFISSLALENPVIVGQSMGGMTALRWAVRNPGGAAALVVCGMGWPLVVPPPGQAGQPEKFEVFSSLDADERIWLGVGNSFTDRWIAENPKDYARYIRVRSTAAAIEAARYPRSLEQSQGEFLSADPSDVGWFQQGLESITSPLLVLIGNQERPRIRRGAEHVAATVPGANLLVVEDAGHNAYFQRQDILVEAIRNTVAGARTI
- a CDS encoding phosphoketolase family protein, producing the protein MTSSMGQDELELVDRWWRAANYLSVGQIYLRSNPLLREPLNAGHTKSRLLGHWGTTPGLNFIYAHLNRVIRRDSAEMLFVAGPGHGGPAVVANAWLEGTYSEIYGHVGNDGEGLAELFRQFSYPGGIPSHAAPESPGSINEGGELGYSLAHAYGSVLDNPQLVAAVVIGDGEAETGPLAASWHSHNFLDPAADGAVLPILHLNGYKIANPTILARMPEAQLEQLLRGYGHEPYFVTVKDPDNTEQAHRDFAEALESCMTDIRAIQDSRRLPERGVGQAGNEEAVEAPHWPMIVLRSPKGWTGPRKVDGLQVEGTWRSHQVPLSEVRTNGEHLRLLDEWLQSYRPEELFDGDGRLRPDVAEGAPTGDFRMSATPHANGGLLRRALKLPAYLDHAVEVSQAGTERVSPMITLGSWMRDVVALNLETFRLFGPDETASNRLQNVYEVTDKVWQYRIDDVDEHLARSGRVMEVLSEHLCQGWLEGYLLTGRHGVFNCYEAFIHIVDSMFNQHAKWLKVHRKLPWRQPIASLNYLLSSHVWQQDHNGFSHQDPGFIDHAVNKKAEVIRVYLPPDANTLLSVMEHCLASTDYVNIVVSGKQPSPTWLGPADAATHCQRGLGIWEFAGSEVPGEEPDVVLACAGDVPTVETVAAAELLKAGAPGLKIRVVNVVDLMRLQDESEHPHGLPARDYDGIFTTDKPVIFAYHGYPALIHRLAYRRTNQEGLHVRGYKEEGTTTTPFDMAMLNGIDRFQLAIDAIDRVPGLAEKHSMLRQQLQDSRIRAREHTRTHGEDPEEIRNWKLG
- a CDS encoding carboxylesterase family protein, coding for MSSEPTFNPPCGPVTGWRDGDVVRATGIPYARAARFQPPVPVAGWTKPFAATSPAPACPQGPVPFLDDVLGTRYGELPGSEDCQNLSITMPADLAPGELLPVMVWIHGGSYTTGSGDLAIFDPAVLVAENRVVVVSVTYRLGLFGFLATHSGRPGNLGLLDQLEAFRWVQRNVAAFGGDPGRVTAFGQSAGGDAIAHLMATPEAPQLFQRAIVQSAPLGISRGRAKMNHAMGIAAETVTEKTPAMDVVEREDHVAQVARKFGMLAAMPFGTQYGHAPLPEEPEIEAAWNRSAPGIEVLIGHTSEEARLFLPRSPYLSRLARVPVAGAAAVRAIDWIVTETVYGRAARRFARRHAGAGGKAHRYVLNWHASGNIFGAAHTIDLPLLFGNRTTWDGVGLIAGAGWEDVDDVGRQVRSLWAAFARGDSLGERGGIPGALRYRAEHKGAGIRQIVRAPATVFRMASTRMSWRWK